The genomic stretch GGTTGGCGCCCCGGGGCCTCGACAGTGGCTGGGCCCGCACGCCCTCGCGCCCCACCACCACGGGGTCGCCCGCCTTGACCCGGTGCATGGGCTCGGTACGCACCCGCCCGTCGGGCCGCAGCACGAGGGCGCAGTCCATCTCGGGGTTCTCGACGTCGACCCAGCGGCCGTTCAGCCGGACCTGGGTTGGCAGGTTGGTGGTCGAGTAGAAGCCCTCGGGCAGCACGCCGTCGACCTCGGCGGCGGCCGTGGAGGCGTCGTGCTGGTGGGCCCGGTTGGCCCCGTGGACGGCCAGTTCGTCGACGATGGCGTCGAGGGTGGCGGCGTCGGGGGCCTCGACCTCGATGATGGCCCGGCTCGGGTCGGTGCTGGTGCGGCCGACGTCGAACTCGACGATGCGGTAGTCGCCGCCCGCCTCCAAGATGATGTCGAGCACCTTGGCCAGGATCAGCGAGTCGACGATATGGCCGCGTACCTCGACCCGTTCGGTGGCGTTCACGGCCTGAGAGGTTGGCACCTGGCGGGCGCCCCTGCCGGGGATGCGGGCGTGGCCACGGCTGCGGAGGGGCCCCGCCGGGGCCGCCGGGAGGCGTCGTCCGGCACCCGACCCCCCTGTTCATGGCCCCATGGCCCTGGTTGGGGGCAGGTCGGCCGCCTCGGAACGAAGCGCCGAACGCGAATCACGCCCGCCGCCGGACGGGGGTCACCAGCGCCTTGGGGCCCCGCCGGGGCCGCCGGGGGGCGCTCTGTTCGACGGCGGCCACCACCGCCTCGGCCCGGGCCCGGGCCTCGGCCGGCGGTTCCCGGCCCGACCAGGCGGCCGACGTCACCAGTTCGCCCACGCCCACGAGCCGGGGTTCGGCCAACCGGCCGGCCAGCGCGTGGCAGTACTCCGAGGGGGTCTCGGCCGGCTGGTGGGGCCGGCCGTGGCGGCCGCCCGCCCTGGTCAGCCGCTCGTAGGTGCGCGTGGACCACGGGCGGGCCTGCAGCCGGCGCCGCCGGGCCCGCCAGCGCCAGGCCACCCAGGCCAGGGCGGCGACGGCCAGAGCGGCCAGGAGCCACCACATCAGGCGGGCCCACGACGGCCCGTCGGTCACCGCCGGGGCGTCGAAGCGTCCCGCGGGGTCGAAGGGCACCCAGCCGACGGCCGGGAACCAGACCTCCACCCAGGCGTGGGCATGGCCCTCCCGCACGGTGAACGGGCCGCCGAAGCGGCCCCGGTCCCCGGGCAGGTAACCGACGGCGATACGAGCCGGGGCGGAGAGCGAGCGCAGCATGACGGCTGCGGCGGTGGCTGCTTGCTGGGCCGAACCGGCCCGGTCCCCGAACAGGAAGGCGTCGAGCGGGTCCTCCCCGGGGGGCAGGGCACCAGTGTCGTTGCGGACCGTCGTGTTGTCCCGCAGCCAGGCGATCACGGCCTCGGTCCGGTCGTACTGGGTGGGCGCCCCGGCCGCGATCTCGGCCGCCAGCTCGACGACCCGGGTGGGCAGGCCCGGGAAGCCGAGGTAGAGACGGCCCACCTCGGGCGGCACGCCGTCGACGGTCGCGTCGTGGGGCCGCAGGGACTCGGGCGTGTTGGGGGCCTGGCGGCTGCGGGCTTGGTAGGTGGCCCCCCGGCCCAGGGGCGGCAGGGCGGCGACCGTGCCGTCGGGACCGGCCGCGGCCGCCCCGGCGAGCGACAGCCGGCGGACCTGGGCGGCCGCCGGCACCAGCCCCATCCGGGCCGTCTCCACGGTCACCCGCTGGTCGAGGTCGCGCCCGGGCGAGCCCGGGGCCTCGCCGATGCCGGGCGGGACGGTCACGTCCCGGAACTGGGCCTGCTCGAAGGCCCGCGGGTCGAGGTCGGCCGACAGCCGCCAGCTGCGCCCGTCGTAGCGGTCGAAGGTCATCGTGCGCCACAGCGCCCGAGAGCGGGCCTCGACCCGGAACACGACTTCGTCGCCCGTGCCCGTCCCGGCCCCGCCGGCGTCGAGCACGTCGGTCAGCTCCAGGTAAGGCGGTGCGTCTCCCGCCGGGGGACGCGGCCCCGGCGGCCGCCCCGCGTTGTCACGCCCGCCCCCGCC from Actinomycetota bacterium encodes the following:
- a CDS encoding transglutaminaseTgpA domain-containing protein, with translation GGGAAGLGGVRRRVGGEALVLLVVAGLIGLAMAALLPPPDGGGGGRDNAGRPPGPRPPAGDAPPYLELTDVLDAGGAGTGTGDEVVFRVEARSRALWRTMTFDRYDGRSWRLSADLDPRAFEQAQFRDVTVPPGIGEAPGSPGRDLDQRVTVETARMGLVPAAAQVRRLSLAGAAAAGPDGTVAALPPLGRGATYQARSRQAPNTPESLRPHDATVDGVPPEVGRLYLGFPGLPTRVVELAAEIAAGAPTQYDRTEAVIAWLRDNTTVRNDTGALPPGEDPLDAFLFGDRAGSAQQAATAAAVMLRSLSAPARIAVGYLPGDRGRFGGPFTVREGHAHAWVEVWFPAVGWVPFDPAGRFDAPAVTDGPSWARLMWWLLAALAVAALAWVAWRWRARRRRLQARPWSTRTYERLTRAGGRHGRPHQPAETPSEYCHALAGRLAEPRLVGVGELVTSAAWSGREPPAEARARAEAVVAAVEQSAPRRPRRGPKALVTPVRRRA